The nucleotide window TCAAGACAGTAAAATAACCTTAGGCATGCTATTTTTTAACATGATTCATTAAAAATACATGCGTAACCGAATGGTTGGTGTAGCAGTTGAGAAAGTGACATACAAAATCATTAGTGTGcattatacatatattaaaaatagaagtCAATGAATATTGTTTTAaatctactacttctaataaaaCAAAACCAACTTATGCCACATGGCATGAACTTAAACCACTAGATGCCACGTGGCACTCCAATACTACTCCCTCAATCCCTTTGAGCGCCATTCTCTTTTACAACCGTTTCTTTTCTCCAATTCCTTCCTCACTACGCTACCTTcacactctctttctctctccaatCAATTTAATCTTGCCAAAATTATGAATTGGTTTCTATTTCAAATCAAAAAAACCCTAAATGTTAAGAATCATCTACATTCTAGAAAGTAAATCATCGGATTTCTCACTTCTATAACGGCGATCAACTATTGCTAGGGTTTGCACTCGCTGTCTTCAAGTTAATCGCACCAAACGACACTTCGAAGATTCAAGTAAATCGATGACGCTTACAACCTGGTAAGACAATCTAAACCTACTTGATCATAGTTTGCATGCAGACTCTCTCTTCAAACAACAATTTTTTCCTTATGATGatttgtgtgtttgtttgttttttgtggTATTAGCCTTCCACAATTTCAATTTTGGATGGTTATTTTGATTGGAATTATTAATCTTGTTGTGAGAGTAGTGTAGCCAAGGTGTTTGTGGAAATGTCTCTGTTTGTGGAATTATTAATTTTGGTTGGAATTGTTAATTGGTTTGAGATTATGCAACCGGTTTGGGTGATGGACTAAAATAAATGTGATTTAGAAGGTACTTTAATATCTTATGTGATATTACCATGATAGCAATTGAAAACATGTAACTAGCATGTTTGTGAAATTAGTTGTGCATTTGACGGCTCGGTTTTAGGCCCCAATCAAACTGAATCGAAACCGAAATATTTAGTTATTGGAGAACCTCTTAATATTCATTTGTCCTAAGATTTGATCCGTTTTTTTTTTCGAAGTTGAGGTTATCTGCTTTTATGTTCAATCAAATGCCACAATGaagtttgcttttttttttttaacatttttaaaaaGGGTTTGATTATTGTTGATGTGTTCTTGGATTCTAGCTTAGCTGTTGAAGATGGATCTCTAAAAGTTCAAAGAAGAGATCTTTTGATGCTCGCTGTATTTGGTTCGTTGTTTGCACCTGCAATGGTTCCAATTGCATTTGTAGAAGAAGGAAAAGACTCATTGAAATTGAATGTGCAATATGTTTATCGAGTCGGGTCTTGGGTTCGGGTCACGCAAAAACTTATTTTAGACATAATTCAAGGTTTATTGAGTCAGCTACAATCATTCTTATATGAAATTGTTGTGTCATATATAATCGGCTTATAACATTCATGTTGGATAGTTTTGCAATGCAAATGTGTTGGAAATGTTAATCCGTTTTATTTCTAGCTAAATTTTATCTTTGTTATTGTTCACTAAGTTCCTTTATGATTGATGCTGACATATGATGGCATGATTGTTGGCGAAAACTCACGAGACACAGATCTTGATGTAAGGAGGAAACCTATGTTAATTTCGCTTGGAAATTATGACTTTTTTTTATAACTTGAGGATTTGTGACAGGTTAACCCAGTACGAAACAAGGCACTTACAAATATAAGATCTGCTGGAAATGATGAGAATGTGAAGCTATCACCACCTTGCAGAGTTCGTCTCATTTATCTATTTTACTTAATCTTAATTATCTTATTTGTTTTAGTTTGTTAAATTAACAAAAGATTATCTAAATATTAACCAGAAACTTTGAGCTTACTGAtgctaatttttttaaaaaaagtttctACCATCTTTTTGATTATGTTCTGTACAAATGTTATGCAGATGACACTTGAAGAAGCTATTGGATATGTGGCATCTGATGAGCTAATTGAGGCAATTTATTTGGTCTATACTTTGCGTCAAACGGATCAAATGGTTTAACAGTATTGTTGGTTAATAATTTAGGTTTCCATTCGGTCTGACACTTTTAGTATGAATcgaaaattacgtttttcccttTAAGCAAATCTTTTTTTTCCCGACCCTTTTGAGATTAAATAGAACCTTGATCAACCTATCCATGCTGCTAACTCTTGGTGTTTTTTGCAGATGATAGTCACATCGACAGGTGGCAACACATTGATTAAGCAGTTCCATTTGTTGAGTGGGGCTGGACAGGCCATAACCCAGAACAATCGCAGAATCGACTGCTGGAAGATTTACATTTGCACGTGGTAACACATTTGGTATAGTAATTCTTCAAAGCGTCAACATTTTCTTTCTGTATGGCGTGGCAATTGTAGGTTAGATTAAGGGCGGGACTAGGTGTAATCAATGTCATTCTCAAGGATAATACAGGTGTGTAATATGTTAACaactattttttttagaaatctgTATATATGTACGCTATGTACTCATATTGTTTGCCCTAAATTCCTAATCCCTAATTGATAATTTTTGATACTGAACCGATTCGCATAATTATTGGCAGCTACTGCGACATAGCCGATTTAGACGGGATGTTATTTGTAGACACTTTTTCGGGGTTGCTTTACCCATTTCTACTTGCTTTGGTCAACTCAAGTTGGGTCGAAGGTATTGAAATAAAGGTTATACATGTGCATTTGTAGTTGTACCTGTTTGACCCATATCATGAATTAGGTGTAATGTAATGCGGTATCTGTTTAAATTGGTTATCAAGTACTGCTAAAGTTTGAAACACTTAATGAAAGGAACACTTTTAATGTACTTTATGCAATGAAATATGTATATTGTTAATTTGAGATTAATCACAAATCATTAGCTGTGAAGCATGAATAAGTTGGACACAAATCTGGTCTCTTATTACTACATTTTAGTGGGTCCCCTTGAAAAAGCATAGCCAATAAGATCTTTATAAAATAGGATTTCAATTTGCAAGTTTTTGTTTCAAGGGTATTTGTGTCATCATTTTGTTGCTTAAACAATGTTTTCAAAACTAGATAGGATATCAAATCGGTAGCCTTATTGGTTCACCGGTCGGGTCGGACTGGTCGAATCGATAGGAGTGGATTTGAGATATCACATTAGTTAgtttaaaatttataaataagTATACAAGTTTTTTTGTTTATATTTAGCTATGGGTCAGTATAAGTCGGTTTGACACTATATGCTTCTCCAGATATTTTACCAAAAAGTTATATTTACCTCAAACAGTAactatttttcaaaaattgatttagCTCATTATAAAACAATTtgttggcaaaaaaaaaaaaaattctacaTGTTCATATGTCCTAATTAATGTAGGTTGCTTTTTTAGTGAGTGTTTTGGATGGGATGAGGGGTAAAAAGCCTGGTTATATGATTGGTAATGTTTGTAATAATGGGTTATCTTGGGGCTGCTATTTGATGATTGTAGACGCATTAGGTTGTATGTGGATGCCTTATGAATTTTAGCATTGTAGACTCATGATGTTGGTGTTGCTTGCTATAAGAACTTTTCTgttttatctttttttatttGGCTCGCTTCGGATAGAAAATAATCCAAATCCACCATTCATAAGTAATTGGTCAAAGTTACTACCTCCAATGTCTAAATTACCTTTCATTGTATATATTAATTCAAACTAGGGTTGTGCATGGTTTGATTTAAAATCATGAAATTGTTTAAACCGGTAAACAGTTTGGCTTCATGGTCGGTTTTATTCTATTCTTTCGGTTGGTCGGCTTCAAAATTTTTCAAATAGTAATGAACTTTTTGACTTGCGATTTTACCGAAGATCGGCCGTATAAAATCTTGCTGGACTGTAAAATTTAACTA belongs to Helianthus annuus cultivar XRQ/B chromosome 5, HanXRQr2.0-SUNRISE, whole genome shotgun sequence and includes:
- the LOC118492236 gene encoding 50S ribosomal subunit assembly factor BipA-like, with amino-acid sequence MLTYDGMIVGENSRDTDLDVNPVRNKALTNIRSAGNDENVKLSPPCRMTLEEAIGYVASDELIEMIVTSTGGNTLIKQFHLLSGAGQAITQNNRRIDCWKIYICTW